The DNA segment TGCCAGGTAGTCCCACGGGTAGATCCCGCGTTGATGGCCGTCGCTGAACACCAGTTGCACGCCATACCCCTGCGGGTTGATCTCGATCAGACGAACACGGTCATCCACCAGCGGAGTAACGCCTTTCAGGCGAAACGCACGGCACTGCGAGCACGGGCACTGGCGGCGCAGTTCGGCGTGATTGAACAGCGACTCGCGGCCGTCCGGCCAGCTCAGGCGCAGGGTCTGCTCGCTCTGCGAATTGCCCAGCGACAGCGGGTTCATTGCAGCTGACTCAAGGCAATCCGCACCGCTTTGCGCACTTCCGGATCACCGTCATCCTGCGCCGCCTGCAACGCCGCCACCGCGCCGCGATCATTCAACTCACCGAGGGCCAGCGCGGCTTCCTTGCGCAGGTTGCTGATGCGATGGCCGAGGGTCTCGATCAGAGCGTCCAGCGCCGGTGCAAAACGCAAACGACCGAGGCTGCGAGTGGCGCGCAAGCGCACTTGCCAATAGTCATCGCCGAGGGCGGCGATCAACGCCGGACCGGCGTCGCTGTGGCCGACTTTGCCCAGCGTCGTGGCCGCTTCTTCGCGCACTTGCCAGGCAGCGTCCTGCAGCGCCTGACGCAGGGCCGGCAGCACTTCGCCACCGGACGCCAGACCGAGGGCACCGGTGGCGGCGCGGCGCACTTCGGTGTCCGGGTCGGCGCTGGCGAGTCGCGCCAAGGCTGGCAGTGCTTCGAGCTGTTTGAGCCAGCCCAGAACGCCCACGGCTTCGCGGCGTACGTTGGCGTCGCTGTCGTTGAGTGCCGCAATTGCAGCCGGTGCGGCCTCGGCGAAACGCAGTTCGCGCAAGGCACGGAACGCGGCGATTCGCACACTGACTTCGGCGTGATCGGTCCACGGCAGAATTACCCGGCCTGCCGCTTCGGTTTTGAGCAGACTCAGGCTTTGCGCGGCGGCTGCCTGCACGGCCGGAGACGGATCGGTCAGCGCCTGACACAGCGCAGTCACCACCGGTTCGTCCTCCCAGGCTTCCAGCAGCCGCGCGGCTTCGGCGCGGACTTCTTCGGCGGGATCTTCGCTCAGTTTTTCAACCAGCCACAGCAGGCCGTCCGGCTCTTCCAGGTCAGCCAGTTCAATCAGGGCAATGCGCCGCACACCGGCATCATCAGCGGTCAGACGCGGTTGCAGGGCAAGGATGTCGTCGTTATCGGTCACAGCAAAAAATGAGGTCATAGGGCAAATCGCGGCAAAGGGATTTCGGGAGGCAGGCCGAGCGGGTTGAGGCGCGGCAGCGGTCGGGGGTTGTCGTGGCGCAGCAGGTCGAGGCAATGGCGTTTGAGGCGGGAGAATTCGGGGCTGGTCACCAGTTCGCTGGTACGCGGACGCGGGAAGTCCAGGCGCAGGTCCTCGATGATTCGCCCCGGTCGCGCGCTCATCACCAGCAAGCGATCGGCGAGAAACAGCGCCTCGTCGATATCGTGAGTAACGAACACCACGGTGGTGCGGATGCGCGTCCAGATGTCCAGCAGCAATTCCTGCATGTTCAAGCGGGTCAAGGCATCCAGCGCACCAAACGGTTCGTCCATCAACAACAGCCGTGGACGGTTGACCAGCACCCGAGCGATCTCGACCCGTTGTTGCATGCCGCCGGAAAGCTGATCGGGCCAGCGTTCGGCGAAGCCGTCGAGGCCGACCAGTTTGAGCATTTCGTCCGCCGCGCGATGCCGTTCAGCCTTGCCGATGCCGCGCATCTTCAGGCCGAAAGCGACGTTGTCGCGCACCGTGCGCCACGGAAACAGCGTGTGATGCTGGAACACCATGCCACGTTGCGGCGACGGCCCGCAGACCTCGCCGCCATCGACTTTGAGGCTGCCGGCATGGGCTTGCAGGTGCCCGGCCAGTGCACCGAGCAAGGTCGATTTGCCGCAACCGGACGGGCCGAGAATGCACACGAACTGGCCCGGCTCGATCTGACAATCCAGCCCCTGCACGGCTTCGAAAGCGTGTTGGCCTTCGCCGAGAACGATCGACAACTGGCGAATATCGATCCGCCCTTCGGGGGTTTGCATTGCGCTCATCAGGCTTTTCCTCGTGGTCGGTGCCAGGGCGTGAACAGCCCGCCCAGACGCTTGATCAGCAGACTGCTGCCCATGCCCAGCACACCGATCAGCAGCATGCCGACGACGATGTCGGCGTAGTTCTGAATGGTGTAGGACTCCCAGGTGTAGTAACCGATGCCGAACTGGCCGGAGATCATTTCCGCCGTGACCAGACAGAACCACGAGGTGCCCATGCCGATGGCGAGGCCAGTAATGATGCTCGGTGCGGCGCCGGGCAAAATCACTTCCAGCAGAATCGCCCGACGCCCTGCCCCAAGGCTTTTTGCCGAGGCGATCAGCCGTGGGTCGACCCCTTCCACCCCGTGCACGGTGTTGAGCAAAATCGGGAACAACGCACCGGTGAAGGTGATGAATACCATCGACAGCTCCGACGACGGGAACATCAGGATCGCCAGCGGAATCCATGCCACCGCCGGAATCGGACGCAGCACTTCGAGTGGTGGCAACAGCAGGTCTTCGGCCCATTTCGAGCGGCCGATGGCGAGACCCAGGGCGATGCCGATGATCAATGCCGCGAGATAGCCGGCGAACACGCGGCTGAGGCTGGCAGTCAAGTGTTGCAGCAACTTGCCGGAATCGCCCAGACCCAGCGCCGCTTCGATCACGGCCAGTGGGGTTGGCACGTTGGCGAAGGTGACCAGGCCGAGGTTCCAGTGGTGACTGGCGGCGAGTTGCCAGAACAGCAGGCAGAGCGCTATGGAGGTTGCTCTGGTGATCCAGCGGGGTTTTGGGATTTTCATGAATCGGGTTTCCATGTTTGGAGCGGTGTGATGGCTGAGATCGCCCCCCTCACCCCAGCCCTCTCCCCCAGGGGGGCGAGGGGGAAAGGGAGCAGATCTTCAAGCCTTTCAAAATCTCGGTTCGGCTCGATAGCGAGCAGATATTCATGATTTTCAAAAACTGAGTTCGGCTCGATATTTCAGGTCGGCTTAGCTCCCGCAAACACCTCGTTCAGTCCCCTCTCCCTCCGGGAGAGGGCTAGGGTGAGGGTGAGTTTTTGATCTTCAATTAGCGGGCAGCCACGGCCTGGGTCGTGGCATCGGTAAAGTCGAAGACCTTGCCGCCCTGCGCCGCCGCATATTGCTGGGCCTGGCCCTTGAGCAGAAACGCGCTCAAGCGGCCCTTGGCATCGCTGGCAAACCACGCCTGATCGGCAAGCAACTTGATCCCGCTGTCACTGGCCTGCGCATACACCGCGCGGATGTTTTTGCCTTCCTGCTTCAACGCGGCCAACGCGGTGAAGGCCGATTCGGCGGAGGCGTACTGGCGTACTTTGTCTTCACCGCGCACCCAGATTTCGGCGACGTGACTGAAGTCAGTGATCGCTTTGCCGCTGGCCGCATCCAGCGCTTTCAACGGTGTTTGCGCGTAATTGGCGAGTTGCGCGGTGTAGTCCAGATTCGAGGCCTTGAAGGCGGCGCGGATGTACTGATCGTCGATGAAGGTGTTGAGGTCGAGGCCGCGATCAGCCTTTTTCAACAGCTTCAGGGTATCGATCGCGGTGCCAACGGCCTGACGGTATTCCGGCTTCCAGCTCAGGTCGCGGGTCTGTACGCCGAGCGGGCCGTGGAACAGGTAGTTGACCTCGGCATCGACGCCGGTGACTTTGGCGATCAGCTCGCTGTACTTCTCAGGTTCAGCGGCCAGCAACTGGTTGGCCTCGATGCTCGCGCGCAGGTAGGCGACGACGATTTCCGGGTACTGTTTCGCGTAGGCCTGATCGACCAGCGCGCCGTGGAAAGTCGGCGCATTGGCCTGGGCGCCGTCGTA comes from the Pseudomonas sp. RSB 5.4 genome and includes:
- a CDS encoding DUF971 domain-containing protein: MNPLSLGNSQSEQTLRLSWPDGRESLFNHAELRRQCPCSQCRAFRLKGVTPLVDDRVRLIEINPQGYGVQLVFSDGHQRGIYPWDYLAQLGS
- a CDS encoding HEAT repeat domain-containing protein, which gives rise to MTSFFAVTDNDDILALQPRLTADDAGVRRIALIELADLEEPDGLLWLVEKLSEDPAEEVRAEAARLLEAWEDEPVVTALCQALTDPSPAVQAAAAQSLSLLKTEAAGRVILPWTDHAEVSVRIAAFRALRELRFAEAAPAAIAALNDSDANVRREAVGVLGWLKQLEALPALARLASADPDTEVRRAATGALGLASGGEVLPALRQALQDAAWQVREEAATTLGKVGHSDAGPALIAALGDDYWQVRLRATRSLGRLRFAPALDALIETLGHRISNLRKEAALALGELNDRGAVAALQAAQDDGDPEVRKAVRIALSQLQ
- a CDS encoding ABC transporter ATP-binding protein produces the protein MSAMQTPEGRIDIRQLSIVLGEGQHAFEAVQGLDCQIEPGQFVCILGPSGCGKSTLLGALAGHLQAHAGSLKVDGGEVCGPSPQRGMVFQHHTLFPWRTVRDNVAFGLKMRGIGKAERHRAADEMLKLVGLDGFAERWPDQLSGGMQQRVEIARVLVNRPRLLLMDEPFGALDALTRLNMQELLLDIWTRIRTTVVFVTHDIDEALFLADRLLVMSARPGRIIEDLRLDFPRPRTSELVTSPEFSRLKRHCLDLLRHDNPRPLPRLNPLGLPPEIPLPRFAL
- a CDS encoding ABC transporter permease, yielding MKIPKPRWITRATSIALCLLFWQLAASHHWNLGLVTFANVPTPLAVIEAALGLGDSGKLLQHLTASLSRVFAGYLAALIIGIALGLAIGRSKWAEDLLLPPLEVLRPIPAVAWIPLAILMFPSSELSMVFITFTGALFPILLNTVHGVEGVDPRLIASAKSLGAGRRAILLEVILPGAAPSIITGLAIGMGTSWFCLVTAEMISGQFGIGYYTWESYTIQNYADIVVGMLLIGVLGMGSSLLIKRLGGLFTPWHRPRGKA
- a CDS encoding ABC transporter substrate-binding protein, yielding MIRGETLMLRAAIAGLVLASFTLSASAETIRIAIGTQDTTINCAAGGLLIRELGLLDKYLPHDGAYKDAKYDVQWKNFTSGAPLTNEMVAGKLDFGAMADFPGAFNGVAFETAGKHSLFISVLSGSIKGSGNGIVVPSASGVQALSELKGKTISVPFASTAHGMLLRAVAEQGWDPLKDVNIIAQPPEVAGSALQAGKIDAHADFVPFAELFPSRGFARKIYDGAQANAPTFHGALVDQAYAKQYPEIVVAYLRASIEANQLLAAEPEKYSELIAKVTGVDAEVNYLFHGPLGVQTRDLSWKPEYRQAVGTAIDTLKLLKKADRGLDLNTFIDDQYIRAAFKASNLDYTAQLANYAQTPLKALDAASGKAITDFSHVAEIWVRGEDKVRQYASAESAFTALAALKQEGKNIRAVYAQASDSGIKLLADQAWFASDAKGRLSAFLLKGQAQQYAAAQGGKVFDFTDATTQAVAAR